In Macrobrachium rosenbergii isolate ZJJX-2024 chromosome 16, ASM4041242v1, whole genome shotgun sequence, a single genomic region encodes these proteins:
- the LOC136847433 gene encoding ligand-gated ion channel 50-like: MYNGSSSITYNRTKNLGSYMLQGYDLKVPNSSNIFSLVIRLVQRPENHIWIVYIPTTFLIGIGYGTLFLPVDRFAERGGMSLTTLLVLISLYTDASSRLPETTYLKLMDVWFVFTIFFLSLIITVHLITCKDELISRHSLRRTSFLGKMGYWNRYSARRLVLARYIFGAVFILFFLAYTTVVIVG; encoded by the exons ATGTATAATGGGTCGTCATCTATTACCTACAACAGAACAAAGAATTTGGGGTCCTATATGTTGCAAGGTTATGATCTGAAAGTACCGAATTCGTCGAACATATTTTCCCTGGTTATACGTCTGGTACAACGTCCAGAGAATCATATCTGGATAGTATACATTCCAACTACTTTTCTCATTGGCATTGG GTACGGTACTCTGTTCTTGCCTGTCGATCGCTTTGCAGAGAGAGGAGGTATGAGCCTAACAACCCTTCTCGTTCTCATTTCACTATACACTGACGCCTCCTCAAGACTCCCAGAAACAACATACCTAAAACTCATGGACGTGTGGTTTGTCttcaccattttctttctctcccttatcATTACTGTTCATCTAATCACTTGCAAGGATGAGCTCATCTCAAGACATTCCTTAAGAAGAACATCTTTTCTTGGAAAGATGGGATACTGGAATAGGTACTCGGCGCGACGGCTGGTGCTTGCGAGGTACATATTCGGAGcagttttcatcttgtttttcttGGCCTACACCACCGTTGTAATTGTTGGGTAA